A single genomic interval of Devosia oryziradicis harbors:
- a CDS encoding class 1 fructose-bisphosphatase: MTTLSDWLAAQPVDPKLASVVATMAAASAEIAEVLRRAPITGQTGLAGHTNVQGEAQKALDVISNDIVLNHIRHNPDISLLVSEELDEAVHIQNQGRFMVATDPLDGSSNLDVNVTVGTIFSVLDASKGLLQRGSSQLAAGYAAYGPATSLVVTFGQSTTVFTLDADGTFQLTQEGLQVSSSSGEYAINTARERLWDAATRGYVAENVAGETGPAGKRYNMRWVGSMVADIHRILMRGGIFMYPLDSETVSKGGRLRLLYEANPMALLIEAAGGRSTTGRERILDLVPTGIHQRVPVILGSAEEVTRVEGWYGRG, from the coding sequence ATGACCACGCTTTCCGACTGGCTTGCCGCCCAACCCGTGGACCCCAAGCTGGCCTCCGTGGTCGCCACAATGGCTGCCGCCAGTGCCGAAATCGCCGAGGTGCTGCGGAGAGCGCCGATCACCGGGCAAACGGGGCTGGCGGGCCATACTAATGTGCAGGGCGAGGCGCAGAAGGCGCTGGATGTGATCTCAAACGACATTGTTTTGAATCACATACGCCATAATCCGGACATTTCGCTTCTCGTCTCGGAGGAGCTGGATGAAGCGGTTCACATCCAGAATCAGGGCCGCTTCATGGTGGCGACCGACCCGCTGGACGGATCTTCAAATCTCGACGTAAACGTCACCGTGGGCACGATTTTTTCCGTGCTGGATGCCAGCAAGGGCCTGCTGCAGCGCGGATCGTCACAGTTGGCCGCCGGCTATGCGGCCTATGGACCCGCGACAAGCCTGGTGGTGACGTTCGGCCAATCCACCACCGTCTTCACACTGGACGCAGACGGCACGTTCCAATTGACGCAGGAGGGGCTCCAGGTGAGCTCCAGCTCCGGCGAATATGCGATCAACACTGCGCGCGAAAGGCTGTGGGACGCCGCGACTCGCGGCTATGTCGCCGAGAATGTCGCGGGCGAAACCGGCCCGGCCGGGAAGCGCTACAATATGCGCTGGGTCGGCTCCATGGTGGCCGATATCCACCGCATCCTGATGCGCGGCGGCATCTTCATGTATCCGCTCGACAGCGAGACGGTGAGCAAGGGCGGCCGGTTGCGGCTGCTCTACGAGGCCAATCCGATGGCGCTGCTGATCGAGGCCGCGGGCGGCCGCTCCACCACCGGCAGGGAGCGCATACTGGACCTGGTGCCCACGGGCATTCACCAGCGTGTGCCGGTCATTCTCGGGTCTGCTGAGGAAGTGACGCGGGTGGAGGGCTGGTATGGGAGGGGATAG
- a CDS encoding NAD-glutamate dehydrogenase, whose product MDLGQSSRLALFDRAAALAGEDASFARFFKAAILATDGEDLKRQSPQGFEAGLRHAYQRLLSYSGDGSQLTVTPPARPDDPLVLDIVSPDMPFIVDSALAAVRAAGGTVRMFAHPVVRLEAGKVSDKSGRALSLLHIHSDPVADLEALTAEVEATLVDVTRAVRDWQPMLERLRRGIGALEGSANAFKDEPLRFLDWLIEHNFTFLGMREYRLTDGGLMPVVGSGLGILRDPDLKVLRSGSSFVESTPQHTAFMNSSEPLLVTKANVRARVHRRVHMDYVGIKIFGASGEAAGELRIVGLFTAQAQATPHTEVPIIRRKIAEVMRKSGVDPLGHDGRTLLSALDSYPRDELFQIGVDQLFEFATAIAGLYDRPRVRVLPRIDRFDNFVSVLVYVPRDRYDGEARARITRYLAQAYDGRVSAFYPHFPEGELVRLHVIIGRVAGPTPRPERAELEDRVNALTSNFGDMLAAAAIDPATISDYRAAFSPAYQSRNSAREALDDIDMLRGLGDGSGVAMRLHARTGTDGTLGLKFYHRESAIPLSDRVPMLEAFGFRVIDERTYTIVPRDGVERYLHDMVLEPQDGSAFDVEARGAAVEAGLLAVWEGLAESDQLNTLVSRTELAWHDAALLRALARYLRQIGISYSQRYIANVLVKQAEAASALVALFGALHDPAEVNRDAKAGAARERLMAALDAMESLDEDTIVRRFLNLVDASVRTNAFQRDPDGNRMPALAIKFNSSLVDGMVAPRPFREISVYSPVVEGVHLRFGAIARGGIRWSDRPEDFRTEVLGLVKAQQVKNAVIVPVGAKGGFVPKRLVPGMAREAFAAEGMAAYKIFIGALLDVTDNLVDGAVVPPPDVVRRDGDDPYLVVAADKGTASFSDTANGIATSRGFWLGDAFASGGSAGYDHKKMGITARGGWEAVKRHFREMDRDIQREPFTVAGVGDMSGDVFGNGMLLSPEIRLVAAFDHRDIFIDPNPDPARSLAERQRLFALPRSSWQDYDKGLISAGGGVFPRSLKSIPLTPEMQAPLGFVADHATPAEVMTAILKAPVDLLWFGGIGTYVRSSLETDADVGDRANDAIRITGSDIRAKVVGEGANLGVTQRGRIEYALAGGRINTDAIDNSAGVNSSDLEVNIKIALAPLLADGRLDLAARNAFLVTMTDEVAALCLRNNYMQGLAISLARRAGLSELPDHRELIGQLEERGLLDRAVEFLPGDAALDARAATGKALTRPELAVILAYAKLTLYADLLESKSIDDAYLAGELYRYFPETLHQTYPDAVAHHRLRREVIATVLANAMINRGGPAFVTELTAATSASPGEVALAYAATRDVYGLPDLNSAIDALDGAVAGKVQLALYAEVMEVLRQESLWFLRNADVTQGLKTLVERHAAGAAALRSMLDTTLPASLAQDVAGRVAELMAKGVPGETARRIAELPVLSYASDIVLVSERSGVSVGDGAAAFFGVFAAFQLWPVIEQGRGIQLSDRFDRMALDRALANVMRAQRDLTADVLKSDGGLAGWAARPAIARTAAAVAELTQGELTVSRLSVAAGLLADLAQEA is encoded by the coding sequence ACCTGAAGCGGCAGTCACCCCAGGGGTTCGAGGCCGGTCTGCGACACGCCTACCAGCGGCTGCTGAGCTATTCCGGCGACGGCAGCCAACTGACGGTCACCCCGCCGGCCAGGCCGGATGATCCGCTGGTGCTCGATATCGTCTCCCCGGACATGCCGTTCATCGTCGACAGCGCGCTGGCGGCAGTGCGCGCCGCGGGCGGCACGGTCAGAATGTTTGCCCACCCCGTGGTCCGCCTGGAGGCGGGAAAGGTCAGCGACAAAAGCGGGCGGGCGCTGAGCCTGCTGCATATCCACAGCGATCCGGTGGCCGATCTCGAGGCGCTCACGGCCGAGGTCGAGGCTACCCTGGTCGACGTGACCCGCGCGGTGCGCGACTGGCAGCCGATGCTGGAACGGCTGCGGCGCGGCATCGGGGCGCTCGAGGGCAGCGCGAATGCGTTCAAGGACGAACCGCTGCGTTTTCTCGACTGGCTGATCGAGCATAACTTCACCTTCCTGGGGATGCGCGAATACCGGCTGACCGATGGCGGACTGATGCCTGTCGTGGGCAGCGGCCTGGGCATTCTGCGCGACCCGGACCTCAAGGTGCTGCGAAGCGGTTCGAGCTTCGTTGAATCGACGCCGCAGCATACGGCCTTCATGAATTCGAGCGAGCCATTGCTGGTGACGAAGGCCAATGTGCGCGCCCGGGTGCATCGGCGGGTGCATATGGACTATGTGGGCATCAAGATATTTGGTGCGAGCGGAGAGGCGGCGGGCGAGCTGCGCATCGTGGGTCTGTTCACGGCGCAGGCGCAGGCGACCCCGCATACCGAGGTGCCGATCATCAGGCGCAAGATTGCCGAGGTGATGCGCAAATCCGGGGTGGATCCGCTGGGCCATGATGGGCGCACCCTGCTCAGCGCCCTCGACTCCTATCCGCGCGACGAGCTGTTCCAGATCGGCGTCGACCAGTTGTTCGAGTTCGCCACGGCGATTGCCGGGCTCTATGACCGGCCGCGCGTGCGGGTGTTGCCGCGTATCGACCGGTTCGACAACTTCGTGTCCGTGCTCGTCTATGTGCCGCGCGACCGCTATGACGGGGAGGCCCGGGCGCGGATTACGCGCTACCTGGCACAGGCGTATGACGGGCGTGTCTCGGCTTTCTACCCGCACTTTCCCGAAGGGGAGCTGGTGCGCCTGCACGTGATCATCGGCCGCGTCGCCGGACCGACCCCGCGCCCCGAACGGGCGGAACTGGAAGATCGGGTCAATGCGCTGACCTCCAACTTCGGGGATATGCTGGCGGCGGCAGCGATCGATCCAGCCACGATCAGCGACTATCGCGCAGCGTTTTCGCCTGCCTACCAGTCGCGCAATTCGGCGCGCGAGGCGCTCGATGACATCGATATGCTGCGCGGGCTGGGCGATGGCTCCGGCGTGGCGATGCGGCTTCATGCGCGGACGGGCACCGACGGGACGCTGGGGCTGAAGTTCTACCACCGGGAAAGCGCCATCCCGCTAAGCGATCGCGTGCCGATGCTGGAGGCCTTCGGCTTCCGGGTGATCGACGAACGCACCTATACGATCGTGCCCCGCGATGGGGTGGAGCGCTATCTGCACGACATGGTGCTCGAACCGCAGGATGGCAGTGCCTTCGATGTCGAGGCGCGCGGAGCGGCGGTCGAGGCGGGCCTCCTGGCCGTGTGGGAGGGGTTGGCGGAGAGCGACCAGCTCAACACGCTGGTCAGCCGGACCGAACTGGCCTGGCATGATGCGGCCTTGTTGCGGGCGCTGGCACGCTATCTGCGGCAGATCGGGATTTCCTATTCCCAGCGCTACATTGCCAACGTCCTTGTCAAGCAGGCCGAGGCGGCGTCGGCGCTGGTGGCCTTGTTTGGGGCGCTGCATGACCCCGCCGAAGTGAACCGCGACGCCAAGGCTGGTGCGGCGCGGGAGCGGCTGATGGCTGCACTGGACGCCATGGAATCGCTGGACGAGGACACGATCGTCCGGCGTTTCCTCAACCTGGTGGACGCATCGGTACGAACCAATGCGTTCCAGCGCGACCCGGATGGCAACCGGATGCCGGCGCTGGCCATCAAATTCAACAGCAGCCTGGTGGATGGAATGGTCGCGCCCAGGCCGTTCCGCGAGATTTCGGTCTATTCGCCCGTGGTCGAAGGCGTGCACCTGCGGTTTGGCGCCATTGCCCGCGGCGGCATCCGCTGGTCGGACCGGCCGGAGGATTTCCGCACCGAAGTGCTCGGCCTGGTCAAGGCGCAGCAGGTCAAGAATGCGGTGATCGTGCCGGTCGGCGCCAAGGGTGGATTCGTGCCCAAGCGGCTGGTGCCTGGCATGGCGCGTGAGGCGTTCGCGGCGGAGGGCATGGCGGCCTACAAGATATTCATCGGCGCCCTGCTCGACGTGACCGATAACCTGGTCGACGGCGCGGTAGTGCCGCCGCCTGACGTCGTCCGTCGGGACGGGGACGACCCCTATCTCGTCGTCGCGGCCGACAAGGGAACCGCCAGTTTTTCCGATACCGCCAATGGCATTGCGACATCGCGCGGCTTCTGGCTGGGTGACGCGTTCGCGTCGGGCGGCTCGGCCGGCTATGACCACAAGAAGATGGGCATCACCGCGCGGGGCGGCTGGGAGGCGGTGAAGCGGCATTTCCGCGAGATGGATCGCGACATCCAGCGCGAGCCGTTCACGGTTGCCGGCGTGGGTGACATGAGTGGCGACGTGTTCGGCAACGGCATGCTGCTATCGCCGGAAATCCGGCTGGTGGCAGCCTTCGACCACCGCGACATCTTCATCGATCCCAATCCCGATCCGGCGCGCAGCCTCGCCGAACGGCAGCGGCTGTTCGCTCTGCCCCGGTCGAGCTGGCAGGATTACGACAAGGGCCTGATCTCGGCGGGCGGCGGCGTATTTCCGCGCAGCCTCAAGTCGATCCCGCTGACGCCGGAGATGCAGGCGCCCCTGGGCTTTGTGGCCGACCATGCAACGCCAGCCGAGGTTATGACCGCAATCCTCAAGGCGCCGGTGGACCTGCTGTGGTTTGGCGGCATCGGTACCTATGTGCGCAGTTCGCTCGAGACCGACGCCGATGTGGGCGACCGGGCCAACGACGCCATTCGCATTACCGGCAGCGACATCCGCGCGAAGGTCGTTGGCGAAGGCGCAAATCTAGGTGTGACCCAGCGCGGACGCATCGAATATGCGCTGGCCGGTGGTCGCATCAATACGGACGCCATCGACAATTCGGCCGGGGTGAATTCGAGTGACCTCGAGGTCAATATCAAGATTGCGCTGGCGCCGCTGCTGGCCGATGGACGGTTGGACCTTGCCGCGCGCAACGCGTTTCTCGTGACCATGACCGACGAGGTCGCGGCGCTTTGCCTGCGCAACAACTACATGCAGGGACTGGCGATATCGCTGGCGCGGCGCGCAGGATTGAGCGAGCTGCCCGACCATCGTGAGCTTATCGGGCAACTGGAGGAGCGTGGGCTGCTGGATCGCGCGGTGGAGTTCCTACCCGGCGATGCGGCGCTGGATGCGAGGGCAGCCACGGGCAAGGCACTCACGAGACCGGAGCTGGCGGTCATCCTGGCTTATGCCAAGCTGACGCTTTATGCCGACCTGCTGGAGAGCAAGAGCATCGATGATGCCTACCTGGCGGGAGAGCTCTATCGGTATTTCCCGGAAACGCTGCACCAGACCTATCCCGACGCCGTAGCCCACCATCGGCTCAGGCGCGAAGTGATCGCGACCGTATTGGCCAATGCCATGATCAATCGCGGCGGCCCGGCATTCGTAACCGAGCTGACCGCAGCGACCAGCGCCAGCCCCGGCGAGGTCGCCCTGGCGTACGCCGCCACGCGCGACGTCTATGGGCTGCCTGATCTCAACAGCGCCATCGATGCGCTGGATGGCGCCGTGGCCGGCAAGGTACAACTGGCGCTCTATGCCGAGGTGATGGAGGTGCTGCGGCAGGAGAGCCTGTGGTTCCTGCGCAACGCGGATGTGACGCAGGGCCTCAAGACCCTCGTCGAGCGGCATGCAGCAGGCGCAGCGGCCCTGCGGTCGATGCTGGACACCACCCTGCCCGCTTCGCTGGCGCAGGACGTTGCCGGCCGGGTGGCAGAGCTGATGGCCAAGGGCGTGCCGGGGGAAACCGCCCGGCGGATCGCGGAGCTGCCGGTGCTCAGTTATGCCAGCGACATCGTGCTGGTCAGCGAACGGTCTGGCGTGTCGGTTGGCGACGGCGCCGCGGCCTTTTTCGGGGTGTTCGCGGCGTTCCAGCTCTGGCCGGTCATCGAGCAGGGACGTGGCATCCAGCTCAGCGACCGGTTCGACCGCATGGCGCTGGACCGGGCGCTGGCCAATGTCATGCGCGCGCAGCGCGACCTGACGGCCGACGTGCTAAAGAGCGACGGTGGCCTTGCCGGGTGGGCCGCCAGACCTGCTATCGCGCGTACGGCTGCCGCGGTGGCGGAGCTGACGCAGGGCGAGTTGACCGTGTCTCGGCTCTCGGTGGCAGCAGGCTTGCTGGCGGACCTTGCACAGGAGGCTTGA
- a CDS encoding ATP-dependent helicase, translating into MLASLNYLDALNPEQRRAVEHGTGQERPGPLLVIAGAGSGKTNTLAHRVAHLMVNGADPRRILLMTFSRRAASEMSRRVERIAAQVMGKNSSLLTDALTWAGTFHGIGARLLREHAAQIGIDPAFTIHDREDSADLMNLVRHELGMSEAKSRFPTKGTCLAIYSRVVNAQGELETVLKETFPWCAMWAGELRTLFGAYVEAKQRQNVLDYDDLLLYWAGMMSDPGIAAAVSGKFDHVLVDEYQDTNRLQASVLLAMRPGGEGLTVVGDDAQSIYSFRAATVRNILDFPAAFTPAADIVTLDRNYRSTQPILSAANAVIDMASERFTKNLWTDRLSDAKPLLVTVRDEADQARYVVHKVLEAREGGMSLKNQAVLFRTSSHSGPLEIELTRRNIPFVKFGGLKFLDAAHIKDLLAILRWAENPRDRVAGFRVLQLLPGVGPGTAGKVLDAMATGPDPIWVLGEIPAPPRAAEGWTGLVDMLGRLSRKDAGWPLELGYARLWYEPLMEQAYEDAAIRMQDIMQLEQIAGGYPSRERFLTELTLDPPDATSDQSGVPHLDEDYLILSTIHSAKGQEWKAVHVLNVVDGCIPSDLGTGSTHELEEERRLLYVAMTRARDELNLIVPQRFFVTQQHKHGDKHLYAQRTRFIPRAMVPLFEDILWPPVTPAYIEGLSPAPVKMDIGAQMRGMWSK; encoded by the coding sequence GTGCTCGCCAGCCTCAACTACCTCGATGCGCTCAACCCGGAACAACGCCGGGCGGTGGAGCATGGCACCGGGCAGGAACGGCCGGGGCCACTGCTGGTGATCGCGGGGGCCGGGTCGGGAAAGACCAACACACTGGCTCATCGCGTCGCGCACCTGATGGTGAACGGCGCCGACCCCAGGCGCATCCTGCTGATGACATTCTCGCGGCGCGCAGCAAGCGAGATGAGCCGGCGGGTAGAGCGAATCGCGGCCCAGGTCATGGGCAAGAATTCGAGCTTGCTGACGGACGCGCTGACCTGGGCGGGCACGTTCCATGGCATCGGTGCCCGGCTGCTGCGCGAGCACGCCGCACAGATCGGCATCGATCCGGCTTTCACCATCCATGACCGGGAAGACTCGGCGGACCTGATGAACCTGGTTCGGCATGAGCTGGGCATGAGCGAAGCCAAGAGCCGGTTTCCGACCAAGGGGACGTGCCTGGCCATCTATTCCCGCGTGGTCAACGCACAGGGCGAATTGGAGACTGTGCTCAAAGAGACGTTTCCCTGGTGCGCGATGTGGGCGGGCGAATTGCGGACGCTGTTCGGCGCCTATGTCGAGGCCAAGCAGCGGCAGAACGTGCTCGATTACGATGACCTGCTGCTCTATTGGGCCGGCATGATGAGCGACCCTGGCATTGCGGCCGCCGTGTCGGGCAAATTCGATCATGTTCTGGTCGATGAGTACCAGGACACCAATCGGCTGCAGGCCAGCGTGCTGCTCGCGATGCGACCCGGCGGCGAAGGCCTGACAGTGGTCGGTGATGACGCGCAGTCTATCTATTCGTTCCGCGCCGCCACCGTGCGCAACATCCTCGATTTTCCAGCGGCATTCACCCCAGCGGCCGACATCGTGACGCTGGACCGGAATTACCGCTCGACGCAGCCCATACTCAGCGCGGCCAATGCCGTGATCGACATGGCCAGCGAGCGTTTTACCAAGAACCTGTGGACCGACCGCCTGTCGGACGCCAAGCCGCTGCTGGTGACGGTGCGGGACGAGGCGGACCAGGCGCGCTACGTGGTGCACAAGGTGCTGGAGGCGCGCGAGGGCGGCATGTCGCTCAAGAACCAGGCCGTGCTGTTCCGCACCTCGAGCCATTCCGGACCGCTGGAAATCGAGCTGACCCGGCGCAACATTCCGTTCGTCAAATTCGGCGGGCTCAAATTCCTCGACGCGGCGCACATCAAGGACCTGCTGGCCATTTTGCGCTGGGCAGAAAATCCGCGCGACCGGGTGGCGGGCTTCCGGGTGCTGCAACTGCTGCCGGGCGTCGGCCCCGGAACGGCGGGCAAGGTGCTCGACGCCATGGCCACCGGCCCGGACCCGATCTGGGTGCTGGGGGAAATTCCGGCGCCGCCGCGCGCCGCCGAGGGCTGGACTGGCCTGGTCGATATGTTGGGCCGCCTGTCGCGCAAGGATGCCGGCTGGCCCCTGGAGCTCGGTTATGCGCGGCTCTGGTATGAGCCGCTGATGGAGCAGGCCTACGAGGACGCTGCGATCCGCATGCAGGATATCATGCAGCTCGAACAGATCGCGGGGGGCTATCCGAGCCGCGAGCGGTTTTTGACCGAGCTGACGCTGGATCCGCCCGATGCAACCAGCGACCAGTCGGGCGTCCCGCATCTGGACGAGGACTACCTGATCCTTTCCACCATTCATTCGGCCAAGGGGCAGGAATGGAAGGCGGTGCATGTGCTCAACGTGGTGGACGGCTGCATTCCCTCGGACCTGGGGACCGGCTCGACGCATGAGCTCGAGGAAGAGCGGCGGCTGCTCTACGTGGCGATGACGCGGGCACGGGACGAGTTGAACCTGATCGTGCCGCAGCGGTTTTTCGTGACGCAGCAGCACAAGCATGGCGACAAGCATCTCTACGCACAGCGGACGCGGTTCATTCCCCGCGCGATGGTGCCGCTGTTCGAGGACATCCTCTGGCCACCGGTGACGCCGGCCTATATCGAGGGCCTGTCGCCGGCGCCGGTCAAAATGGATATCGGCGCACAGATGCGGGGCATGTGGAGCAAGTAG